Within Zonotrichia albicollis isolate bZonAlb1 chromosome 18, bZonAlb1.hap1, whole genome shotgun sequence, the genomic segment ATTGATTAAGCTTAGattaaaaataatggaaaatatttcagttgCTTGTGCTTAGTAAAATACCAGAATGAATTGGCAGACTTAAAAATACACCTTATGATAAGAGATCTCAAATGTTATCTAAGAGTCTGGGTAGTGCAAACAAACTGAACTCAGAAGGGAAATGTGACTCACTCTTCATTAGCTGAGCTGTTCACCAAGGATCAAATTGCACAAAGAGCAGGGTTTGGATAAGctgtgcaggggctgggctttgctgtacGAACCTGTTGAGGGCATTGCACATCTCTATGGTGACCAGCACAGACAGAGCCATTGTCATCGGGTATGGGGACTCAAACACCACACAGTCCACCCCATAGAAGTCTGGATTGTCCTCCttgcactgcagaaaatggctCTGGAACAGAACAGACACAACTCACTTCCACAGCCTGTTAACTCTGAAAATGTAAAACAGGCAACCAAGAAAAACCCAGTATTATAGAAAGGGAAGTTTCCACTGTGACTCCAAACCAGTGCTTACAAACTTTtgcctgctttaaaaaaatcctctttaGGCTTTCACTTACAAGACAACAATTTGTCCTTCAAATTGTTAGCAGCTCAGGTATCCCACCTCTGAGCTTTCCTATCAAGACTAATTAATCATGATCAAGTTTTACAGGAACAAGTCTGAAAATGTTTAATTATACAAATTCCTGTAACCTACCAGGTTTGTACAGTCATTTCATGTGTGAAAGCAGCAGGAacctcccctctccccccaaAGATATTAAACTGAGCAAATACCAGCTGGTAAAAGGAAACTTTTGGACCACCATCAGCAGCAATAAACCACCAAGCAGCAGCACCCACTGTGGCAGCACCAACGTAGCCTGCAAGGAAACAAAGAGCTTCTCTCAGCACGGTGAATGTAGGCAAGACAAGACCTCACTTGCACACCTAAACTTCTCAAGGCCTCAAGACTTCtagtactgaaaaaaaaaaggttgtatgtgggatctcagcacctcagtcctgaggtgtcaccgagagcacccttggggggctcgggagtcctggaatgttccagaagtgtctggtggctggactttgatcccacacaggagacgacacctgtatgaggatgggaggatttcaccggggtgaatggtgaagggatgagttaattagagagtgaaacacagggtttaggatttctgtacaggggggtttagagaagtaagatggaggaattggggcgtgtcctgtccttcttcttctcctcctcctccatcttctgtggtgatggtggcactttgggattggtcattactaaaagtgcaccgggcaataagaataaatggtattggggaaaaatgataaatattgtacacgtaacaatgggtataaagataggtgaccgcccggagggcagggagtgtgctcatggctggctgctgagcagagctctgtcgggctgaaagaaaatcttttagataaacaattaataaacataaaaaccgaaagaagaactgaagcctcttctcatccttcgatacgcggctgccccaaggccaccccgggcctttccaggccctccaaacagccaaaAACCGACAGTTGTAATTCATGAATTTCAAGAAAAAGCAGCCATTGGTACTTACATCCAATGGCCAGGTAGCGGAAGAAGAGCCAGCCACTGATGAGGGGCTCCTTGGGGTTCCGGGGGGGTTTGTTCATGATGTCCAGGTCGGGAGGGTTGAagcccagggcagtggcaggCAAACCATCGGTCACAAGGTtcacccacagcagctgcacaggaatCAGAGCCTCAGGAAAACCCAGGGCAGCGGTCAAGAAGATGCTACAAAGAAACCCAGCAGTTACAAGTTTGTTCTTGTGCAAGCCCAAACCTGCAGCAGCACTTCCGTTCTCTCTCACCCACTGAAGATCACAAGCTGAATATTCACAATCAGGAAACTAAACACATATCCAAGAGCAAAGACTAACCACTGGCATGTAAGCTTTGAAGCACTGTCTTCTTCTGATAACTTCAACCCTTTGACTTCAGGGTTGTTTTTTCTCCACTCTATTTGTCTGTATAGCtaaatatacacatacacatgtGTAAAGGCTTGCAAACCACTTTCTAAAAAACACATTTAGGTTCAAACAACCAACCTTCATTTCCCTAGATTACTGCTATTCCCTGCAGAAGTTTATTGAGCCTGTAACTTTCATGGCTCCAAGCCTGTGTGAATAAATAGAACAGAAACAGGGGCTGCAGCAAGAGCCATATGAAGGATGGCTTAAAGCTGACAAGAAACAAGGCAAGAGAATTGCTGTGCTCTGTCCCACTCTGGGAAAGGTCTGCTTTGATGGAAGGGCTGTGGGGAGATCAGTATTTACATTCTGTCACCAGCAGTGCATTCTGTGGTCACCACTGCTCCTCCCAGAGGAACACAAGACATGTTCCTGGAACCTGAGGTTAAACAAACATCCCAGCCATGCCTGGGACTGTTATCTGAAATTCCACATCTCCTACTGTTTGATTaaggttttggttttccttctcTAGAGAATTATTCCAATCATAGAAATAACTGGAAAGCACTACCTATTGAGCTAGAATATTCTAAATACAACTGTGCAACTTCTGTGGCAAGCTACAATGCTTCACTAAAGACAGGCCAGAAACATGCAGCTTCCACAGAGATCCATTGCCTGCAGAACCTCCTCCTCTGGTTTTAGTGAGAAATACTGGAAGACTCCATCAGCACTACTCTAGCTcaaagaaaaaacacatttaaaCCTACCAAACAACTTCCCCAACATTGGAGGAGATCAGGTATCGGATGAACTGTTTCATGTTGTTATAAATTGCACGTCCTTCTTCCACAGCAGCCACAATTGTGGAGAAATTGTCATCTGCCAGAACCATTTCAGAAGCAGTTTTGGCCACGGCAGTACCAGAGCCCATGGCAATTCCAATTTCTGCTTTCTTCAGTGCAGGAGCATCATTGACACCATCACCAGTCTGAAATGAGAATTCAGGGTTGGAAATGAATCAGTAAATAAGGTGGGCATGGACATACAGATCCAGAAAGGAATTTTGCACTGGGTGTGGTTTTGGATCCTTAAAACTCATTAAATGCAgggtgtcggatctcaagatctcagtcctgagatgctgagccaccgagaccaccttggggggctcgggagtcctggaatgttccagaagtgtctggtggctgcactttaaccctacacacgagacgacaaggatgagggcttcacagggtgaatggtgaagggattagttaattacagggtgagacacagggtttaggatttatgtacaggggggtttagagaagtaagatggaggaattggggtgtgtcctgtccttcttcttcctcttctcctccatcttctttggccacggtggcacctttggattggttattactgagagtacaccgagttataagaatagatggtattggggaaaaatgataaatattgtacatgtaacaatgggtataaagatacgtggcggtccgggggacgagacagtgtgcccatggctggctgctgagcagatctttgtttggctgaaagaacatcttttagataaacaattaataaacataaaaactgaaagaagaactgaagcctcttctcgtccttcgatacgcgggctgcccaaggccactccgggcctttccaggcccctcaaacagccaaGATAAACCGGACAGCAGGGAAACATGGAAGCAAGTGCAGTCCAGAATGGGCAATTACTCAGAGAAGGCCTAATTAGGGTTTAACATCATTTGCCTTTCCAACCAACAACCATCACTCACCATGGCTGTGATCTCGTCGAAGGACTGCAGGAACTCCACGATTTTGGATTTGTGGGAAGGCTCCACGCGGGCAAAGCAGCGGGCATGGTGGCAGGCGTCCCTCTGGgcagccagggacagctcaTCGAACTCCCTGCCCGTGAAGGCCTTGCTGGACACGTCCTCGTCCTCCACGAAGATGCCGATGCGGCGGCAGATGGCCACGGCCGTGCCCTTGTTGTCGCCGGTGATCATGATGACCCTGATGCCAGCCTGCCTGCACAGCTTGATGGACGAGGCCACCTCGATCCTCGGGGGATCCAGCATTCCCACGCAGCCCACAAATGTCAGGTTGGTCTGGAACAGGGTACACTGAGTTTTAGGGCAAGATCCTGCAGATTTCTCCTCTGGCAGCAGGGAAATCATTGTTTTCCCTGCATGTTACACCTGTGTTGTGACATTTGGGATAACTCCTTGTCCTGCCTTACCAAATTTTGCTTCAAATGCACTAATTTAAAGTTGAAACGTGTTCTACTTGCCAGCCTTGCAAATTCAACCTGCAAGCATTGGGTCTTTCATTTTTATCATCAGTGccaggagcagagagagcacaAGCCAAAAACTCATGCAACTGTTATGACTTTTCTCCTGAATTCCAGATACAGATTCCATTGGAAAATTACAGAGCAGCTAAGATGATAATCATGGACTGAGCCCTTGCAGCCGACAGCACAGAGGCAGGGAAGTGAACCTGACTCTCAGAGGAGTATGTGCCAtcacaaaatccccaaaaaggttttgcagttGAGCAATGCCAAACTGAAAAACCATAAAAGCTGAAACCACAATGCAATTTTTGGACTGTTTAACTGATTTCTTCTTGTGCTTTTAGCCAAAAAAAGCTACTTGCTGTCAACAATTTTTTCTAAAACACAAATTCTTAGACTGAGCATTCCCTCCATACAAGTGGGGAACTGCTGTGTCTGACATCAAAAACACCCAGAAAGAAAATTCTCAGATGTAACTTCCTCGAGGAACAATCAAACAGAAGAAGCCACCATTCTCCAGTTGGGAGAGGAAAACGTGCTACTGATCTTACCTCATAGTTAATGAAATTTGAGGAGTCCTCCAGattcatttcctcttttttgggAGGATTGTCGTGGGTTGCCAGGGCCAAGCAACGCAGTGTGTCTCTGCCAGTTCCCCATTCTCTAATGACAGACATTATTTTCTGCTTAATTCCTGAGGTCAAAGGTATTTTAGCATTTCCAACACGGACATGTGTGCATCTGTCAATCACACCTTCAGGAGCACcctgcaaaggcaaaaagaagaaataatttagcTTAATAAACCCTTTCCATTACAACATTTGATTAAATTACCAAGTCCATCCTCCCACTCCAAGCTGCAGCTAGTTGTACCATAATTTTTaagtatttaaaatactttgcaGCCATTCCATCACCTCTCTCTCTCCAGGGAGGGACTGACCTTAACAAACATTTTGCTCATGGACGTGCGGCTCGGTTTGTTCGGGGTGCAATACACAGACATGGACTTCCTGTCCCTGGAGAATTCCAGAGTGAATTCTTTCTTCATCAGTTGTTTTATCACcttttcaaaacaaaagcatAAGCTCATTTAGGGggtgcagagcacagagctgtgcccagggcccggggcagggaggagggctCACCGAGTTGCAGGCGTTGGCGCGCTCGATCCGGGACAGCCCCTTCAGGTCGGTGTCAAACACGTTCATCTTCTCCACCAGGCACGTCAGCGCCGTCTCTGTGGCTTCTCCAACCTTTTCATAAACTCCCTTAGCCTGGAGTTaacacaaagcaaacaaaagcacAGGAGTTTAAACCTCACCTGGAACCTACCACAGACAAAAGCTCAAGTGTCAcaacagtggggaaaaaaaaagctttacaAGATTTCATGTGGCTCATGAAACACGTAAAGCTATTTTAAAAGAGCAGCTTTGAGGAGTCTGATTTGTAGGAATTTGAAGCCTTTACCCTcaagagcagcagggagagatgTCAGTATTTTATCATCAAGCATTTAAGACATTTTGAGACTTGGTAGCAATCATAAGGCAGCGAGGCAAAGCAAGAAAGCAGCATCAGAGATCTCCAAATTGCAGATTACACTTGCTGCTGGATTTAGTTCTCAGTGCTCAACAAACAAGTAATTCTCAGAATTAATACTTCAGAGGGCCTAAGTACTCTCCCCCCTGACTAGAAGGGGATTTAGCACTGCAAGGTATTGCCCACACAGATGAGAACATTTATCCTCATTCCCACActctcctctgctccaggatATGAACTTACTTCATTGTAATCCAAAGAGGAATCATTGCAGAGTGCACAGATCGTTGCAAGTTCCACCAGACCATCATACTGGCTACACTTAATGAGTTTGTCATCTTTATGCCTTTccagagggagagaaggaggagaCTGAAGTTAGTTATTTAGTATTAGCATTTCATTTCTTCATCCTCTTTACTGCATTTCCATTTAGTACAATGCTCATTAGTTATGGACTTGGAGCTACAGCAGTTGTTGGGAAGAGCAGGACTGGTAAAGAATCATGAATGGAATGAGAGGATCCCTGATGCCAAACCCTCACTGCCCAGTGccagtgtcccagcagcctgcaggggctcagggctgaacagggaggcacagctggaccttgtgcagggctgggagggagctccaggcaggacagggacatTGCAGGGGttcagctcccttcctgctgcacattctgcagctgcactgggcaATGCATGAGCTGCATGCACTGGGCAGGCATTAAAGCAGATTTTCCTCTTTAATTTCCTAACAATTGAATTGGATTATATGTGAGCCTCCTAAAGCCACAAAAAGTGAAGTCATTTCAAAAGACTAActtcatgaggaaaaaaaagctctttTCTAGTAGTGAAACACTTAATAATCAATATC encodes:
- the ATP2A2 gene encoding sarcoplasmic/endoplasmic reticulum calcium ATPase 2 isoform X2 yields the protein MENAHTKTVEEVLAYFGVNESTGLSLEQVKKLKEKWGSNELPAEEGKTLLELVIEQFEDLLVRILLLAACISFVLAWFEEGEETITAFVEPFVILLILVANAIVGVWQERNAENAIEALKEYEPEMGKVYRQDRKSVQRIKARDIVPGDIVEVAVGDKVPADIRITSIKSTTLRVDQSILTGESVSVIKHTDPVPDPRAVNQDKKNMLFSGTNIAAGKAMGVVIATGVNTEIGKIRDEMVATEQERTPLQQKLDEFGEQLSKVISLICIAVWIINIGHFNDPVHGGSWIRGAIYYFKIAVALAVAAIPEGLPAVITTCLALGTRRMAKKNAIVRSLPSVETLGCTSVICSDKTGTLTTNQMSVCRMFILDRVEGDSCSLNEFTVTGSTYAPMGEVHKDDKLIKCSQYDGLVELATICALCNDSSLDYNEAKGVYEKVGEATETALTCLVEKMNVFDTDLKGLSRIERANACNSVIKQLMKKEFTLEFSRDRKSMSVYCTPNKPSRTSMSKMFVKGAPEGVIDRCTHVRVGNAKIPLTSGIKQKIMSVIREWGTGRDTLRCLALATHDNPPKKEEMNLEDSSNFINYETNLTFVGCVGMLDPPRIEVASSIKLCRQAGIRVIMITGDNKGTAVAICRRIGIFVEDEDVSSKAFTGREFDELSLAAQRDACHHARCFARVEPSHKSKIVEFLQSFDEITAMTGDGVNDAPALKKAEIGIAMGSGTAVAKTASEMVLADDNFSTIVAAVEEGRAIYNNMKQFIRYLISSNVGEVVCIFLTAALGFPEALIPVQLLWVNLVTDGLPATALGFNPPDLDIMNKPPRNPKEPLISGWLFFRYLAIGCYVGAATVGAAAWWFIAADGGPKVSFYQLSHFLQCKEDNPDFYGVDCVVFESPYPMTMALSVLVTIEMCNALNSLSENQSLMRMPPWENIWLVGAICLSMSLHFLILYVEPLPIIFQITPLNVTQWLMVLKISLPVILLDETLKYVARNYLEPAILE